Part of the Hippoglossus stenolepis isolate QCI-W04-F060 chromosome 4, HSTE1.2, whole genome shotgun sequence genome is shown below.
cagaatttcGATgacatgtcctgcctcctgcgtgctctacccagacgccacccgGCACCTGAaagttccagacattttcctcagcaggacaatctcctgctgcgtctctttataggagaaaaacaaactccagaaaatacCCAGACCctattttctggacattttccagaaaatgGCTTTTGCAGGCTCAGTAACCactttaaaagaggaaaaacaatagatttaatttgtttttgttttttttaataaatccaTCTTTATGATTTCAGCTCTACACAACTACTTTAAAAGGTAATTTCCGACCATTGCACATACCCATAGAGACCCACTATGATTTCAAGTGACTCAGAGCATGGCTGACCAGCAGCTAGCCATCAGCCTTATCAACAGACAGGGTCTTAGAGGGGATTGGAGAACAGGAAGGACTCGCTGCACAGGGGGATAGCTACTGGTACACTGTGTGGGTTGTGGGGGTGGGTCGGTGGAAGGGGGTCtgtcccagtgtgtgtgcatgcatttcTGTGAGTTCAAAAGTCCATCCATGCATGCAAGTGAGAGGTGGCACAGTTTGTATGAAAATCCAAAGTGAAATTTTTATGTCTTGTAGTatttcactgtgacatttaaactGCTCTTAGCCACAGAAGCCTGGTAGAAAAAATACGGTTATTTTTCTTCCAGTATATGAGCTTCACACAGCTCTGATTCTAGGAGCCAGTAAACCAGGTACATGCTCCATAAAGAGACTGCATTTGGCCAGGTGGGTTACAACTACAGTGACGGAGAATGTTCTCTGTAAATGGCACCCTTTGAGTGTCTGAATAGGCTTTTGTGCACCTCATTAAATAATCTGGCCCACCAAAGGTAGCCACAAATGCAACAGGCCCCCGCCTATCTCCTGTTTAACAGGTCTTAGTATGACCCACATGTCAGGTTGCATGAATACAGACTTGTGTTTGGCTGTTGGCCAGCGGTAGTTTGTCTACAAATGCACTAAGTCCCCGGTGTCAAGGAGCAATGCTGAGGAATCTGTACTTGGGTGGATTATTTATAGCCGTGCTGACATTTACGCTGCTCTGGTGGGGACAAAACTCAAGGCAACACTGCCCTTTGATTATGGTATTGCCCGTCTCTTTCAAGAAGAGGGAAACGTCACTCTTTTAATTCTTAATGTCCGTACCTGATGATTTTCTCTAAATGCTGGTCTGCAAACCTTTCATTTAATGAAGGTCAGAGGAAATGCACTTTTAGGTGGTGACTCACTTCCCTGATATAGGAACAACCACTTCTTTAAGCAGTAGGTTctgaatttaatttgacttcCCCTTCAGTTTCGAGCTCTGGCAGGTTGAGTTGACTGTAAAGttgcagatgtgtttttctatttcgATGCATCGCCAGCATTAAACTAAACTGCGTTTTTTTTATACAAGCAACATTTGACTGAATCTTTATATAGAGTGCGAAGGTTCTGCCACAACAGGAAACTGTATGTTACCCACTTCTGCCCTGCCCAtggactgaatataaagatggataacaaaaagtgaagccaaagcatctcaatcgcatgttagtggacgggacatgaaCCAACAAGTCAAAGTACccatcaatttctttttttaataggtggtttctgttatttttggtTGTTCTAATCAcagtgatgtttgttcaagtgctcatcTTTACAgtcagtttggttttgattagttatttgattctatagatacatgattgacagctgagactgactcgtgattggtcggtCGGTGGGACCTCGCTGCCAGGGCTCCACCCCCTGTGCAAGATGGTGGCATTGATAACCGTCTCTCCTCATCAACACTTTGCACTAGGCTCCGACTTGTTTGGATGCCGCCTGTCATCACAACAGCAGTGCACATTTCACTCGTTTTAccacctttttcttttcatcacacttttgagtgtgtgtcttcaccAGCGAGTTGGCGTGTGCATGTGCCAGTGCTGGTTTTCAGGCAGTGAGTCTGGTCTTGTCCAAACAAACGGTTGAAtccagcagcttctgtctgGAACAGAGATGTGGCAGATGATGTCATTGTTATTACTCTATTGGCTGGCAGAAGCCGCGCTGATTATTATCTCAGCTGCACCTAAACTGCCGGGATATCAacactggttttgttttttagccATTTAAGCAATCGTCTGCCGACTGTAGCCTCATATTTAGCATAGAAACAAAAGAGTGGTGTTGATTGTCTCTTCTTACTCTGCATAAAAAGcctaaaaaaacaactattccCGTAACGTGTCCCATTGTGTACAGATGGTGTTGTGTACAGATGGTGTCGGGTTAAGTTGCATCAGAAAATGTTGTCGCCACAGTTTGCACCGGTGCCCTCCCCTCGCCTTTTTGGCCTAAATCCAAATGCGTGGCAGCAGAAGTAGACAATCATTAATCTGGACACATAATgacaccagaggaggaggcgaTCTCGGCGTCCACACTTTGGCATTAAGCAAAGTTCCAAAGAAGCGGAGTTGGTGGGGTTCTACCCTGCTTCTCTGTAATTACCCAGAGAGCCCTGGGGCAGATCCATGTGGCTGAGACGAATGccttcccccttctctctctctcgctcgctcgctcgctcgctgcCTACACACACAGCGTCCCAGTGTAGCGCCATGTGTCTGCAATATGGGAGGTCTGGAAGCCGTGGCCTCCGCGTCTCCCTTAACTTGTGGGGAAATGGCACTCTTGCCCGTCTCCGTTCACGATGATATATCAGTGCCTCCTCTGGTCCTGACATTCTCTTTAATCAGCCAGACTTTGTTCCCtctgttaaaaacaacaacaagagtaCTGGGTTATTATCACAGCATGGCAACATCTGAGCtatttaatttctgttttttgttttttttgagtCTGAGTTTTTCATAAAGAGGCTCACAGAGATCTgttggagggaggggagggtggtGATCCGAGGTTAATATCTCGCAAAGCCTGTGAATCAATATTTGCTCAGTGATTTGCTTTCCAAAGGTCAAATAGCATCGCATGATTGTCTTGTGTAATAGCCGTGCTTGTGTTGTACGCCTGCCAGAAACTCTTTTCACAGATGGAAGTGGCGCTCGGGAGGGGGAACCGGCGTGCCCACAAAGTAGAGCGTAAACACTTTTTTCGGCAGGTTGCATTGCTTTCCTGCCAGTGCGTACATTCTTGCATGCAGGCGGTGGGACCCTCAAGCTCGGGGAGGACTCGATGGGGTTATCTCTGCTCCCATTTTATCAGCCGGGTTCCTCCTGCTCGGGGAGTGACAGCCTCGGTAccactcctcctctgaagccTGTTTGCTTCAGACGGGTGTGTGAAAAGCGGAGGAGGGGTGTTTGGGACTGTGTGTCTTGGAAGCTGAAgccggggagggggggggtggtggtggtgtctgATGAATAGGGAGACAGgtctgctctgctctcctctccccactGCTGGAGCTTCCCATCATGCTTTGCCTGACCTCTTACAGAACTCTTTATGGCCTTTGGCAGCAAggtttttgtgtgcgtgtgtgtgcgcgcaagTTCTCCGCTATCACCCTTTTCCTATTTCTACGGCTCCACATAAAACAGAGCGGTTAAAAAACTTTTACGGCATGAGGGAATCGCGGAAAAGTTTGCCATGAAATGGGCCCATGAGCCTTAATTTGACAGCAAAAGTAACCAGAGCGTGACCGGAGCGACGTCTCGCAGGCGTACAGACAATAAAAAAGTATCAACAAACTGTCAGATGAAACTCTATGGATGGAGAGAACATAAACTCCCCTTTACTTTGAGCCGACGGTTGTTTGAGCATCTTTGAACTCCCCCATATTGAATTACTTTGTGTGTCTGGAAAAGTGCTGCATCAAGTACCGAAATGGAAAGACTATTTGTTCTAATCTGTGTGAGCCTGCGCATATAAACAGTAAGTTATGACAACCTCGCCTCTCGGACCACTTCAATGTCGTCTGGGAACTGTCTGTGTATCCGTTCAGCCAGCCAGACATCTCTCATCTCGCCGTGTCTTTGCAGGATGTGAAGATATTTCGGGCGCTGATTCTCGGCGAGCTGGAAAGAGGGCAGAACCAGTACCAGGCGCTGTGCTTCATCTCTCGCCTCAACCGCAATGAGATCATCCCCAGCGAGTCTATGGCCCGCCTCAGACAGGTACGACATTGGAGGCGACATTTTCAGCCGGGTTACTCTCATCAGTTGAATGATCACATTTGAAACGCTTATTATCCTGCTCTGTCTGCTCAGAAAAACCCTCAGGCCATTCGCTTGGCAGAGGAGCGGCGGGGACTGGAGCAGCTGACCATGAGCGTGGCCGTCAATCTCAGCCGGGCCTTGCAGCTCAGCTCCCACATCCACAACATGTGCAGCGAAGCCCGAGAGGCCGTCTACACCAGGGAGTCAGATGTCAAACACTGGCTGGACAAAGGTCAGTGGTCATCGTGCcgttgttttattattgaaatcTTTTATTGGTGGATTGAGaaacatgtttgtctgttggtttatCTCTTCTCTgccacccctccacctcccgtTATCTCTACTGACTGTTTTTATCCCCCCACACTGTCCCTGTCATCCGTATCTCCTCCACACCTCTTTCCTCATGTCAGTGATATGACTCCGCAGTTtatctctgttttgtttttttaaagtgataCGGCTACATCACTCTTCATTCTCCCCGtagctgtttttagacatgaaccCTGGAAAATTCACATAAGaagagcacagcaggagattgtgctggtcagacatgttcacaataACAAGGAtatgtccagaacattcaggggAGGGCCGGTGCCCGGGAAGAGTGTGAaaggaggcaggacgtgacaTATAAATTTCACTGCTGAAAtcatgccttttttttttttttataatatcgACACCGGTATTAGCCCTTatcaaaagctctcgaatctcgttatctttccaagttgacatctttgatAGCGTCCAATATGTGTATAGTAGTGATGCAGGGATTGCGGTTATATGTAACCAGTAGAGGTGGAATGTTCATGTGGGTGTGGGTCTCTAAATTGGAGAAAATAACTCCTTTGGGTGGGTGATGGGCGGATGAGTCGAGCATACGTGTGGATTCGGATGTTGTCAGAGCCGATCTGTGCATCTCAAGTGTAAAGGTATTCGTATTGTTTAAATTTTTTAGTGTTTCGTCTGTTGCGTATATTAAAATCcgtcaacacgcccactcgctgcACAGGGAGTTGCCAGTAAAAGTTCCAGAGAGAGTTTGGAGCTGCTGACATTTTGCGTCCTCTCATGCAGCCCCTCCATaaaatttcagaaaaatgtgcggacttcagtgcgtgtctgaaagcagcttaagtctGTTCTTTTACTTTAGAAAACCTGAGTAGGTACATTTTGTTCATTCCTCTAAACTGTCTGTCCACATTCCCGCTTCCCTGAATTTAAAACACAGTGATATATCTTCTTGTCTTATCAAGCCACAGCCACGGCCTTCTTATGGAATCCAGTGGGATCCTGCATCTTAATGGCAATGAAGTCCAAATTGTCTGAACTGAGGAGAATCCATACGACAGCACCATTGTCCGCTGACAGCACTGTTGTACAGGGAACAATGTTGATCGTCATGGCTCACAAAGCTCTCTTTTGCATTAAACAAGCTGTGCACTGGTATCTGCAAAGAGAATCACAGTTGCGTCTCCTTTGCATGACAAAGCTTCCAAATCACGGCACCGTCTCCCTCCTTTTGGCCACTTTGTTTACCctcttcagttcagtgagaGGGAGTGATTCACACAGCTGTATGATGGCATGCTTTTTGTGTATAACGCTGCACCCTCTGATAATAATGCCCCTGCTCCTGTCTGTGTCGTAGGCGTGGATGGCTCCATATTCGAGGTCCTGCCCGTAACGACGGAGGCGCCCAGCTTTCAGGCCTGTCACTCCACTAAAGACTTGTGGCAGCCCTGTGTCTGCACGTACAGCCTGCGCCTGGAGTGGTACCCGTGTCTGCTGAAGTACTGCCGCAGCCGGGACACCACAGGTAGAGGCAGCACCTACAAGTGTGGCATAAAGAGCTGCAGCAAGGGCTACCATTTCACCTACTACGTTCCCCAGAAGCAGCTGTGTCTATGGGACGAGGAGACCTAGCGTTTGTTTCTGGACGGGCGAAGCAAAGAGATGCTTCCCCACCCGTGCTGTTCAAAGTGAACACAGCAACACTGGACCTCAGTTTATGTGATGACGAGTGAGGCGGTCTCAGATGGGGAGTGGTGAGATCCAGACGTTCCAGCTGAAACGGAAACAAATTCAGGTTCGCAAATGAGACCAAAACCTTCACGGAGGGACAGATGCAGCACATTGTTCGAAGAGACTAATTCAACTTTCTGGGAAAACGACATATCAACAACTACAATGTGTCTTTGCCAAGAAACTCTTTTGTGcctttcttttttgggggataTGACGGGAGCAGTTGACGGAGACCAACAACAATAACCTCTCGAAGAAGCTACTGTATGCACAAAGCTGGACAGTGCATTTCTGCTCAATTAAATACAAGCAGAGTCCCACTCTGACACAAAGGAGttatacaaacacactcttCCATCCTGATGAAGGAAGATTTGGATGGTGGACGTCTCCCTCTTCTAAAGCTCTGTGAAAAACCTTTTGTATATCCAGCTAAATGCCTGTTTATAACAATGTAAGCTGGctgacaaagaaaatgtttcttcaatgctggctttatttattttagttgcAAAGTGAAATTATGGAGGActatttttgtataattttttttttttaaataacctcatccttttctcctcctctctttttttccaattaAACTAGCTCTTAATCTTACATATCCAAACCACAGGTCCTCAGTAGTAGGAcgtattcaaacacatttcagaaacatttttaacCTCCTGGTTAAAATCCAGATGTCGCGTTACTTCCACGCCTGGTTTATCATTGTATTTCAGTTTTAGTTTGGCTTCCCCCACCACTCACATCCCACGTCTGTTTCCAGTAAACCAAAGTCACAAGTAAATGCTGTCAAAGGGGGTAAAGTTTACTTTTTAGAAACAGACTCTTCAGTATGATGTTTTCCTGCAGGTTAGCCTTTTTTATAATCTATACTGCCATCTACTGGTCATACAGTGTTTCTTGTGTTTACGGTTTCATGTCTCCTAAATGTTAATAATTTATACATCTCATATCCCTGATTATTTACAGACGTAATTTAAGGAGCACTTCTTAAACTTGTTGGACCAAATGTCATTATTCTCTCTGTCTATTCCTTTGAGCAATAGTTTGGAAGTATGATTTTTTTGGGGTTACTCTAACCTCCATCTTCATTTAAGTATTTTCTGCCATATCAAAagttcattttttgtttgttatgtaTGTCCTGCTAACTAAAGAACCAAACGAGTGAAGCATTTCTAATCGTGGCCTTTTCTGGTGATCAAGTGCCTTAACATTTCCACTGATATCTGTGCTGTGTAATTATGTAGTTTAAGttgttaaatatatttctttttctatGAAAGAGTTCTGAATATGCTGTAAAAAGTTGCCATaaggagaaaatgaagcagTTAGGTGGTGTTCCATTTCTGAGTTGTTTTACATGAATTGTTTCAATAAAGTCTTTCCTTGCACTGCATACTAATACTGTGCTTAtgcatgtttattattatgactttattacCTTTGCGAAGGAggttgtgtatttatgttttcacccgaGTCCATTTGTTTGTAAGCGAGATTACACAAAATCCACTTGACAGATTCCTTGATGGATGCGGTcggggtcagggaagaacccattccgTTTTGCTGACATTGTAAGAAAGGgaacttttcaacattttcctagATTTCTTGGAAAATAATTATTGGATCTTGACAaacacatttaggggactgatatttgagtgtgtgcaatttggggtagatccaaataaatatctggatctagtggaaTTACATGTGCTTTCAAAAATGGACGCGCTCTATACTGAGTGCCAGTCTTATTGGGTTACTATGTGAACACATAATAAGCATATTAAACCTATCGGATACTGGattatatatgtaataatataacAGTACCTTCATACTTCAATGTGCTCGAGTTCAAATAACATTTACTGACTCAAACCATGAGGTCAAACACGGGTC
Proteins encoded:
- the oafa gene encoding out at first protein homolog gives rise to the protein MNADLGHFTSVFSSVGSGCASLGMCASCVSAASVRILTRLCALVLVVAVGLGSELRVRVRLVDGLVTEEVLEADSERDLISVEFKQGDGTLITFMADFKQDVKIFRALILGELERGQNQYQALCFISRLNRNEIIPSESMARLRQKNPQAIRLAEERRGLEQLTMSVAVNLSRALQLSSHIHNMCSEAREAVYTRESDVKHWLDKGVDGSIFEVLPVTTEAPSFQACHSTKDLWQPCVCTYSLRLEWYPCLLKYCRSRDTTGRGSTYKCGIKSCSKGYHFTYYVPQKQLCLWDEET